A section of the Rhipicephalus sanguineus isolate Rsan-2018 chromosome 11, BIME_Rsan_1.4, whole genome shotgun sequence genome encodes:
- the LOC119375173 gene encoding peroxisomal biogenesis factor 6-like, which produces MGVLVRPYLRRPLRERVPPCVLLSGSHGCGKHTTLTALTRSLGLHHYQVNCQQLLGDTAAAAETRIKNTLMKAQLYTPCLLQLSNVEVFSLDRDVGSGGDPRVVRCLGDTLRALNGDSDELPVAVVATTAADPDTLHPDLAPLFLHSIEISYPNEEGRAQLLDALLWSLPKNNSVDISYLAQRTAQQKAECCASSTTKLLESNTDGAATFLF; this is translated from the exons ATGGGTGTCTTAGTTCGTCCGTATCTTCGCAGGCCCCTGCGTGAGCGTGTGCCGCCTTGTGTGCTCCTGAGTGGGTCCCATGGGTGTGGCAAGCACACTACCCTGACTGCACTGACACGTTCTCTAGGGTTGCATCACTACCAG GTCAACTGCCAACAGCTTCTCGGGGACACGGCAGCAGCGGCGGAGACACGTATCAAGAATACCTTGATGAAAG CACAACTGTATACACCCTGCCTGCTGCAGCTGTCCAACGTGGAGGTATTCAGCCTGGACAGGgacgtcggctccggcggtg ATCCCCGGGTGGTCCGCTGCCTGGGTGACACGCTACGTGCATTGAACGGCGATTCAGACGAGCTGCCCGTGGCTGTGGTGGCCACCACGGCCGCCGACCCCGACACCCTTCACCCGGACTTGGCCCCCCTATTCCTACACTCTATTGAAATCTCG TACCCAAATGAAGAGGGCCGTGCTCAGCTGCTGGATGCATTGCTGTGGAGCCTTCCCAAAAACAACTCGGTGGATATCTCCTACCTGGCTCAGAGGACAGCC CAGCAAAAGGCAGAATGCTGTGCCAGCTCCACCACCAAGCTGCTTGAGAGCAACACTGATGGTGCGGCCACCTTTTTGTTTTGA